One stretch of Halobacillus litoralis DNA includes these proteins:
- a CDS encoding acyl-CoA dehydrogenase family protein has protein sequence MSVTIADEIEQMKVMIRNFVENEVEPYAQQIEDEDAIPPHLVDKAKELGLFGMSIPEEYGGIGLNTVGKAVVLEQLGRTHNGFVSLISAHTGIGSTGLVKLASESLKQKYLPEMATGEKIAAFALSEPGAGSDATNLATQAEKKGDHWVVNGTKHFITNAPVADVFTVFALTDREKGAKGGITAFLIEKDFPGLIVGKKDKKMGLRGSYTAQVIFENCIVPEENVIGEVGMGYINALRILGEGRIGLAARAVGSCDKLIELSAGYAKERIQFGKPIADNQAIQWMLADMATETEAARTLTMMAAEKVDAGKKVIKEASMTKLFASEVFNKVADKAVQIHGGIGYIGEYPVERFYRDARITKIYEGTNEIQRLLVARKVLEEN, from the coding sequence ATGAGCGTAACGATTGCAGATGAAATAGAACAAATGAAAGTGATGATCCGAAATTTTGTGGAAAACGAGGTAGAGCCATACGCTCAACAAATCGAAGACGAAGATGCCATTCCTCCTCACCTGGTAGACAAAGCTAAAGAATTGGGATTGTTTGGAATGAGCATTCCGGAAGAATATGGCGGAATCGGTTTAAATACAGTCGGAAAAGCCGTTGTATTAGAGCAATTAGGCAGAACACACAATGGATTTGTCTCTTTAATCAGCGCACACACAGGGATTGGGAGCACAGGTTTGGTTAAGCTTGCTTCAGAATCTTTGAAGCAAAAGTATTTGCCTGAGATGGCCACCGGAGAAAAAATTGCAGCTTTTGCCTTGTCCGAACCGGGGGCAGGATCAGATGCAACGAATTTGGCGACACAGGCAGAGAAGAAAGGAGATCATTGGGTCGTCAATGGGACGAAACACTTCATTACGAACGCACCTGTAGCAGACGTATTCACTGTTTTTGCTCTAACGGACCGTGAAAAAGGAGCCAAAGGGGGCATTACAGCCTTCTTGATCGAGAAGGACTTTCCGGGACTGATTGTAGGAAAGAAAGATAAAAAAATGGGGCTGAGAGGTTCCTATACGGCTCAAGTCATCTTTGAAAACTGCATCGTTCCAGAAGAGAACGTCATCGGGGAAGTAGGGATGGGATACATTAATGCCTTGAGAATTTTAGGAGAGGGACGGATTGGACTTGCTGCAAGAGCGGTAGGATCCTGTGACAAGCTGATTGAATTATCAGCGGGTTATGCCAAGGAACGCATCCAGTTTGGAAAGCCGATTGCAGATAACCAGGCTATTCAATGGATGTTAGCCGATATGGCTACGGAAACAGAAGCGGCCCGAACGCTAACGATGATGGCTGCAGAAAAAGTGGACGCCGGTAAAAAAGTCATCAAGGAAGCCTCGATGACCAAGCTGTTCGCTTCTGAAGTCTTCAATAAAGTTGCAGATAAGGCTGTACAGATCCATGGTGGGATCGGCTATATAGGGGAATACCCTGTAGAACGTTTTTACAGAGATGCCAGAATCACAAAAATATACGAAGGAACAAATGAAATCCAACGACTTCTCGTAGCTAGAAAAGTGTTGGAAGAAAATTAA
- a CDS encoding TRAP transporter permease — translation MNRQSIKTEKLDTTITEKPAYVETLWQERKEQWNAPRFFILIISLLAIGLSIFHVYTAGFGTLPSWQQRSVHVLWALLLIFMLFPFRKGKKFGVMDVLVVLITLVTAYYMISGAEMIQSRQGNINQSDVIFGTIFIALVLEATRRTNGILMSLIGLFFIAYIFLGRYFPGALAHPGVRYEKMVDHMFNGTLGIFSAPIYVSSTVLILFVIFGSFLMKSGGGQFFTDFAFGLFGNKTGGPALSAVGSSALVATITGNGAANAAITGSFTIPLMKKLGYSKRFSAAVEAVASQGGQIMPPIMGASVFIMAETIGIPYIQIALYALIPAVVYFFIAGMVVYFHAKRLKMEGIPKEQLPDLKAVLLKQSYLFLPILLIIGLMIYGYSPMKSGFYAILATVLLSWIRSATRMSLLDILAALENGARNALVVIAACATAGIIVGAVSLTGLGITFSRFVIDVAGGSLILLLVLVAGASIIMGMGMPTVSAYVILAVLGAPALMDLGVNVVAAHMFVFYFGVLSGLTPPVAITAYTTAGIAGSNPTKTALYAIKIGLGGFFIPFLFVYNPELLLQGGDTTRIVIAVSSAFLSCLFFAGALENYFLGSLHSLKRLLLFASAILLVMPGLMGDLIGLALVIFLIIWQKRTTSYVAENSKQMSG, via the coding sequence ATGAATCGCCAATCAATAAAGACTGAAAAACTGGACACAACCATTACAGAAAAGCCCGCTTACGTGGAAACACTGTGGCAGGAGCGGAAGGAACAGTGGAATGCTCCGAGGTTTTTCATTCTGATTATCAGTCTGCTTGCCATCGGCTTGTCCATTTTCCATGTGTACACAGCAGGTTTCGGTACATTGCCATCCTGGCAGCAGCGGAGTGTTCACGTCTTATGGGCATTGCTTCTGATCTTTATGTTGTTCCCTTTTAGAAAAGGGAAGAAGTTCGGGGTGATGGACGTTTTGGTTGTTCTGATCACTTTAGTCACCGCTTATTACATGATTTCAGGAGCGGAGATGATTCAAAGCCGGCAAGGCAATATCAATCAGAGTGACGTCATTTTCGGAACTATTTTTATTGCTCTTGTCCTGGAAGCCACACGAAGGACCAATGGGATTCTGATGTCCCTGATCGGCTTGTTCTTCATTGCCTACATCTTCTTAGGCCGGTATTTCCCAGGAGCTCTTGCTCATCCTGGCGTGCGCTATGAGAAGATGGTGGATCATATGTTCAATGGGACCTTGGGAATATTCAGTGCTCCTATATATGTCAGTTCCACTGTGCTCATTTTGTTTGTCATTTTCGGTTCCTTTCTAATGAAGTCAGGGGGCGGCCAGTTTTTTACAGATTTTGCTTTTGGATTGTTCGGTAATAAAACTGGTGGTCCTGCGCTTTCGGCTGTAGGTTCCAGTGCGCTGGTCGCTACCATTACAGGAAATGGAGCGGCAAACGCAGCGATTACAGGTTCCTTTACGATTCCTTTAATGAAAAAACTCGGCTACAGCAAAAGGTTTTCAGCAGCAGTTGAAGCCGTGGCGTCACAGGGAGGGCAGATCATGCCGCCGATCATGGGGGCTTCTGTCTTCATCATGGCTGAGACGATTGGAATTCCTTATATCCAGATTGCCCTCTATGCACTCATCCCGGCGGTCGTCTACTTTTTTATTGCTGGCATGGTCGTGTACTTTCATGCCAAACGTTTAAAGATGGAAGGTATTCCTAAAGAACAGTTGCCTGATCTTAAAGCTGTTCTATTGAAGCAAAGCTATTTGTTTCTACCGATTCTATTAATCATCGGTCTGATGATTTATGGATACAGTCCAATGAAATCCGGGTTCTATGCCATTTTAGCCACTGTTCTGCTGAGTTGGATTCGGAGTGCTACTCGAATGAGCCTGCTCGATATCCTGGCAGCGCTTGAAAATGGAGCGAGAAACGCCCTTGTCGTAATCGCTGCCTGTGCAACTGCCGGAATTATTGTGGGTGCTGTTTCTTTAACGGGGCTTGGCATCACGTTTTCGAGGTTTGTCATTGATGTCGCAGGTGGATCTCTGATTTTACTGCTCGTTTTGGTAGCAGGGGCCTCCATCATCATGGGTATGGGCATGCCGACCGTCTCTGCCTACGTCATTCTTGCTGTTTTGGGAGCACCGGCGTTAATGGATTTAGGGGTGAACGTCGTCGCTGCGCATATGTTCGTGTTCTACTTTGGCGTGTTATCCGGATTGACTCCACCTGTGGCTATTACGGCTTATACGACAGCTGGCATAGCCGGATCAAACCCTACAAAGACCGCACTCTATGCGATAAAAATCGGATTGGGTGGATTTTTTATTCCTTTCCTCTTCGTCTATAATCCTGAGTTACTTCTACAAGGGGGAGATACCACACGGATTGTCATTGCTGTTTCAAGTGCGTTCTTAAGTTGTTTGTTTTTCGCAGGGGCACTGGAAAATTATTTTCTCGGCTCGTTACACTCCTTGAAAAGGCTGTTGTTGTTTGCGAGCGCTATCTTGTTAGTGATGCCAGGTTTAATGGGTGACTTGATCGGTCTTGCCCTCGTCATCTTTCTAATCATCTGGCAGAAAAGAACCACATCCTATGTGGCTGAAAACTCGAAGCAAATGAGTGGATAA
- a CDS encoding ketopantoate reductase family protein yields the protein MNIAVAGAGAVGCYFGGRLAKTGYDVTFLARGGHLDAMQENGLRIKEEAEEYIIEGRFTDDIHDLSEADLVLFCVKSNDTKRMADALQPILKETAAVMTLQNGVENEEILEEVFGAARVLSAVTYVQSSVVSPGEIKQQGRVKLVIGSLSSQTDLSPIIDLLQEAGVDCGESSHIMSRKWNKLMWNATFNPLSAVSGARVGEILEDEQLYKTARKICEEVVEVGIHKGLPIDPETTISKIFSHAEFAKQHQTSMLQDRLSGKPMEVEAMCGYIKRQGEILGVETPANQSIYSVLNYMNQKLM from the coding sequence ATGAACATAGCGGTTGCAGGAGCTGGTGCTGTTGGGTGCTACTTTGGAGGCAGGCTTGCGAAAACGGGTTATGATGTGACGTTTTTAGCGAGAGGGGGACATTTGGATGCTATGCAAGAGAATGGACTCAGGATTAAAGAAGAGGCTGAGGAGTATATCATCGAGGGCCGGTTTACGGACGATATCCATGATCTTTCGGAAGCGGACCTCGTATTGTTTTGTGTGAAATCTAATGATACAAAGAGGATGGCCGATGCGTTACAACCCATTCTGAAAGAAACAGCGGCTGTCATGACCTTGCAGAATGGTGTAGAAAACGAAGAAATCCTCGAAGAAGTATTTGGTGCAGCGCGTGTTCTATCAGCTGTCACCTATGTCCAGTCATCGGTTGTGTCTCCAGGTGAAATAAAACAACAAGGAAGAGTTAAATTAGTCATTGGTTCTCTCTCATCACAGACAGACCTTTCTCCTATCATCGACCTTTTACAAGAAGCAGGCGTGGACTGTGGAGAATCAAGTCATATTATGAGTAGAAAATGGAATAAGTTGATGTGGAATGCAACGTTCAATCCACTCTCTGCGGTTTCTGGTGCACGTGTGGGAGAGATTCTTGAAGATGAACAGCTGTATAAAACAGCAAGAAAGATCTGTGAGGAAGTGGTAGAGGTTGGGATTCATAAAGGACTTCCGATTGATCCTGAAACGACCATATCCAAAATTTTCTCCCATGCTGAATTTGCAAAGCAACACCAGACGTCGATGCTGCAAGATCGCCTTAGTGGAAAGCCTATGGAAGTAGAGGCGATGTGTGGTTACATAAAAAGGCAGGGAGAGATTCTCGGGGTTGAAACGCCTGCGAATCAATCGATCTATAGTGTGTTGAATTATATGAATCAAAAACTGATGTGA
- a CDS encoding 3-hydroxyacyl-CoA dehydrogenase family protein, whose translation MESNNPIHKVAVIGAGAMGSQIAMVCALQGHPVYLNDLDPQQLKQAEIELKKRMERSVEKKRLTEEQVHEAFHRLELGTELSHIHDADLVIEAVVEKLEVKRDLFKKLDEVTAPHAILATNSSTIVSSKIADVTTRPERVCNLHFFNPPLIMELVEVVKGPHTSEETAERAFQFIEGIGKTPVMLQKEISGFIANRILGKLMDEAVYLLENGYATHEEIDKVCTKALNHPIGPFSLMDLTGIDVNYFVRMQRYEETGNENDRPAKIVEDKVKKGELGRKTGQGFYQYT comes from the coding sequence ATGGAATCCAACAATCCTATTCATAAAGTGGCTGTGATCGGCGCCGGAGCGATGGGATCGCAGATTGCTATGGTCTGTGCTTTGCAAGGTCATCCTGTCTATTTGAATGACCTAGATCCTCAGCAATTAAAGCAGGCTGAAATTGAGCTTAAAAAAAGAATGGAGCGAAGCGTCGAAAAGAAACGGCTGACAGAGGAGCAAGTACACGAAGCTTTTCACCGACTGGAGCTTGGAACAGAACTTTCACACATCCACGATGCAGATCTGGTCATTGAAGCGGTCGTGGAGAAGCTGGAGGTGAAGAGGGACCTATTTAAGAAATTAGATGAAGTAACGGCTCCTCATGCCATTCTTGCAACGAACAGTTCGACGATCGTCAGTTCTAAGATTGCCGATGTGACCACGCGTCCTGAGCGGGTATGTAATCTCCATTTTTTCAACCCACCACTGATCATGGAACTTGTTGAAGTGGTGAAAGGGCCGCACACATCGGAAGAAACAGCCGAGAGAGCATTCCAGTTTATTGAAGGGATCGGTAAAACCCCGGTCATGCTTCAAAAAGAAATTTCCGGATTTATTGCGAATCGCATTCTTGGAAAGCTGATGGATGAAGCCGTCTACTTACTGGAGAATGGCTATGCCACACATGAAGAAATCGATAAAGTTTGTACAAAAGCATTGAACCATCCCATCGGACCTTTTTCATTGATGGATCTGACGGGCATCGATGTGAATTACTTTGTCCGTATGCAGCGTTATGAGGAGACCGGAAACGAGAACGATCGACCGGCAAAAATTGTGGAAGATAAAGTGAAAAAAGGAGAGCTTGGACGTAAAACTGGACAAGGCTTTTACCAATATACCTGA
- a CDS encoding long-chain-fatty-acid--CoA ligase, with protein MKSFENRKWYEFYNPEMKRELTFPEVPLYKLLDQTAAQYGKRTAVIFEDHEMTYEELKDQVDRLAGAWDVLGFAKGERIGLMLSNHPEYIIAYYAAQKLGLIVVQINPRYTARELLQIMDDSEMSYLITEKEQFPMVEELKEMKELKHLLVAGGSSDDQRSLAHLIQRAAPITRDVEISMKEDVAVIQYTGGTTGKMKGAMLTHHNLVANVVQSYAMYGEKMVRGEEMVLTATPLYHVYAMTSAMNLGIYIGATNLLIQKFLVEDVLEKIKKYQPTFFPGVPGMYNAFVNHPDVEKYGLDCLKFCSSGSAPLPIEIIKRFESLTGAVIGEGFGLTEASPSTHRNPTSGVRKVGSIGIPLPGTDSKVVNEDNQELPENSVGELVIKGPQIMKGYWRKEDETSHALRNGWLYTGDLAMTDEDGYFYIVGRKKEMIINGGFNIYPQEIESVLYEHPDVKESAVIGIPHKEKGEIVKAYVVAKEGHDLDLEELKGHCYRNLTRYKVPKEFVVTHELPRNTVGKLLKRKLVEEEKRKRLKEETTDGIQQSYS; from the coding sequence TTGAAATCTTTTGAGAATCGGAAATGGTACGAGTTTTATAATCCTGAAATGAAAAGAGAGTTGACCTTTCCCGAAGTTCCTTTGTATAAGCTATTGGATCAAACCGCGGCCCAATATGGAAAACGAACGGCCGTTATATTTGAAGACCATGAAATGACTTATGAGGAATTAAAAGATCAAGTGGACCGGTTAGCTGGGGCGTGGGATGTCCTGGGGTTTGCTAAAGGCGAGCGTATTGGCCTGATGCTCTCCAACCATCCTGAATATATCATCGCTTATTATGCTGCTCAAAAGCTTGGGTTGATCGTGGTGCAAATTAATCCCCGGTACACGGCAAGGGAACTTTTGCAAATCATGGATGACTCTGAGATGAGTTATTTAATTACAGAGAAAGAACAATTCCCGATGGTTGAAGAACTCAAAGAGATGAAAGAGTTGAAGCATTTATTAGTAGCTGGAGGGAGCAGCGATGATCAAAGGTCCTTGGCTCACTTGATCCAACGTGCCGCTCCTATAACAAGAGACGTGGAAATTTCTATGAAAGAGGATGTCGCGGTCATTCAGTACACAGGAGGCACGACAGGAAAGATGAAAGGGGCTATGCTTACTCACCATAATTTAGTCGCTAATGTCGTGCAAAGTTATGCCATGTATGGAGAGAAAATGGTGAGAGGCGAAGAAATGGTTTTAACAGCCACCCCTCTCTATCATGTTTACGCGATGACGAGTGCGATGAATCTGGGAATCTATATCGGCGCAACAAATCTATTAATACAAAAATTCCTCGTTGAAGATGTATTGGAAAAAATCAAGAAGTACCAGCCGACGTTTTTCCCTGGAGTTCCCGGGATGTATAACGCTTTCGTCAATCATCCGGACGTAGAAAAATACGGCTTGGACTGCTTGAAGTTTTGTTCCAGTGGTTCTGCTCCGCTCCCCATAGAGATTATTAAGCGGTTTGAAAGTTTAACAGGAGCTGTTATTGGAGAGGGGTTCGGTTTAACAGAAGCTTCCCCCTCCACGCATCGAAATCCTACCAGCGGGGTGAGGAAAGTGGGCAGTATCGGGATTCCACTTCCCGGGACCGATAGTAAAGTGGTGAACGAAGATAATCAGGAACTCCCGGAGAACAGTGTGGGGGAACTGGTCATCAAAGGCCCGCAGATTATGAAAGGGTATTGGAGGAAGGAAGACGAAACGAGCCATGCTCTCAGAAACGGTTGGCTTTACACGGGGGACTTAGCGATGACGGATGAAGACGGCTATTTCTATATTGTCGGTCGGAAAAAAGAAATGATCATCAATGGCGGTTTCAACATTTACCCGCAGGAAATTGAAAGCGTTTTATATGAACATCCAGATGTCAAAGAATCAGCGGTTATAGGGATACCCCATAAGGAAAAAGGGGAAATCGTTAAAGCTTATGTTGTAGCTAAGGAAGGACATGATCTTGATTTAGAAGAGTTAAAGGGTCACTGTTACCGCAACTTAACCCGCTATAAAGTACCGAAGGAATTTGTGGTTACCCATGAGCTGCCAAGAAACACGGTCGGGAAACTGCTGAAACGTAAGCTTGTGGAGGAAGAAAAAAGAAAACGATTGAAGGAGGAGACCACGGATGGAATCCAACAATCCTATTCATAA
- a CDS encoding TAXI family TRAP transporter solute-binding subunit: MKKYMGFLLIVLSFALVACGSSDETSGDSSDQPSAPDKFLKIGSGPMGSGWYPITTVMLDVYMDGFSGLNVSQVEGGSTANLKSLEVGDIQLGLNYTSDFTAALDGSGGFDEPLSQPAAVGALYPVYQTIATTTDHEDINKIEDIVDQHIFLGPKGGGGPVAFWNMMAEYGINEETINEAGGEISYGNYSDGASMLKDNNVDVFVGGGAPFIPALQEIEITKPIKVLPIDEDKLKSIEEKGIGISSGDIPADTYKDLSEPVPTYTMVTMMTARKDLDEEYVYNMTKMFWDNIPAFEDQIPGRAAHFTVDTALDGIDPESLHPGAEKYYKEVGELE, encoded by the coding sequence ATGAAGAAATATATGGGATTTCTATTGATCGTATTGTCTTTCGCCTTAGTCGCGTGTGGGAGCAGTGATGAAACGTCTGGTGATTCCTCTGATCAACCATCTGCACCGGACAAATTTTTGAAGATTGGAAGCGGTCCAATGGGGTCTGGATGGTATCCGATTACGACCGTTATGTTGGATGTTTACATGGATGGGTTTTCTGGACTGAATGTCTCTCAGGTGGAAGGTGGTTCAACGGCGAATCTGAAGTCTCTGGAAGTCGGAGATATTCAATTAGGTCTGAACTATACTTCTGATTTCACTGCCGCCTTAGATGGCAGCGGGGGTTTTGATGAACCGTTGAGCCAGCCGGCTGCCGTAGGGGCTTTGTATCCGGTTTATCAAACGATTGCCACGACGACTGATCATGAGGATATCAATAAAATTGAAGATATTGTTGATCAGCACATTTTTCTTGGTCCAAAAGGAGGCGGGGGACCCGTTGCGTTCTGGAACATGATGGCGGAGTACGGAATCAATGAAGAAACCATCAATGAAGCAGGAGGGGAGATCTCTTACGGAAACTATTCGGATGGAGCTTCGATGCTAAAAGATAACAATGTGGATGTTTTTGTTGGAGGTGGTGCTCCATTCATTCCAGCCCTGCAGGAAATAGAAATCACCAAACCTATTAAAGTCCTTCCTATTGATGAAGACAAGCTGAAAAGCATTGAGGAAAAGGGAATCGGGATTTCTTCGGGCGACATTCCAGCAGATACTTACAAAGACTTGAGTGAACCTGTTCCTACTTACACGATGGTTACGATGATGACAGCCCGGAAAGATCTGGATGAAGAGTATGTGTACAACATGACGAAAATGTTCTGGGATAACATCCCGGCCTTCGAAGATCAAATTCCGGGAAGAGCCGCCCACTTTACGGTGGATACGGCATTGGATGGGATTGATCCGGAATCCCTGCATCCAGGTGCTGAGAAATATTATAAAGAAGTCGGAGAACTAGAGTAA
- a CDS encoding sigma-54 interaction domain-containing protein — protein sequence MILIDLVDQIPFPAMILDREERVLSFNEKIKAGMSRGSHVKEIFPSWDMKADSKLVSAENGDRRYVFMKSPMEEECDLFIGTETSEISALKNENEDLKKLTRELDAIIENSYDGIYITDHKGITWKTNSAIERITGIPKEYYIGKNVDALINRGILKSSVTHRVVKQKRTVSLVQENYEGKETLITGAPVFNDNGEVEKVVTNIRDLSDLNELQTKLSRMNQLNDKYKKELDLLKNRNSKMDGVVVNSESMRMIYDTAERIAHVNATVLILGETGVGKDILAKYIYSESARSKEGDFIKINCGAIPGDLLESELFGYEQGAFTGANRQGKAGMFELADKGVLFLDEVGELPLMLQVKLLRALQENEIQRIGGTKPRKVDVRIIAATNRDLKEMVREGEFREDLYYRLNVLPISIPPLKDRRDDILPLIDLFLKQVNNRYGMNKRVDSNLHDFFFSYDWPGNIRELSNLIERLVVTTPEDLLKAEHLPPEYQETKHTAIAPNSVVPLKEAVELTESRVLELAAFKYKNTYEIAKALETSQPTIVRKLKKYNIQVSRGEE from the coding sequence ATGATTCTCATAGATTTAGTCGATCAAATCCCCTTTCCTGCAATGATTCTTGACAGGGAAGAACGTGTGCTGTCTTTTAATGAGAAAATTAAAGCTGGGATGTCCAGAGGATCTCATGTGAAGGAAATCTTTCCTTCGTGGGACATGAAAGCAGATTCAAAACTAGTATCAGCGGAAAATGGAGATAGGCGTTATGTCTTTATGAAAAGTCCAATGGAAGAAGAATGCGATCTATTCATTGGAACAGAAACATCCGAGATCTCTGCCTTGAAAAATGAAAATGAGGACTTAAAGAAGTTGACCCGTGAACTTGATGCGATCATAGAAAATTCCTATGATGGCATCTATATCACGGATCATAAAGGAATCACCTGGAAAACCAACTCAGCTATTGAACGAATCACCGGCATTCCGAAGGAGTATTACATAGGCAAGAATGTAGATGCCCTGATCAATCGGGGCATTCTGAAAAGTTCCGTCACCCATCGTGTGGTCAAACAGAAGAGAACCGTCTCACTCGTTCAAGAGAATTATGAAGGAAAGGAAACATTGATTACAGGGGCGCCTGTGTTCAATGACAACGGAGAAGTGGAGAAAGTCGTTACGAATATCAGGGACCTTTCTGATTTGAATGAACTGCAGACAAAGCTGAGCAGAATGAATCAGTTGAACGACAAATACAAAAAAGAGTTGGACCTGCTAAAAAATCGGAATTCAAAGATGGACGGTGTGGTGGTCAACAGTGAATCCATGAGAATGATCTATGATACCGCTGAACGGATTGCTCATGTCAACGCCACGGTATTGATTCTGGGAGAAACAGGGGTAGGAAAAGATATCCTTGCCAAATATATTTACTCGGAAAGTGCTCGTTCCAAAGAAGGGGACTTTATCAAGATCAACTGTGGGGCTATTCCTGGAGATCTGCTCGAATCTGAGCTCTTCGGTTATGAACAGGGGGCTTTTACGGGTGCCAATCGTCAGGGGAAGGCTGGAATGTTTGAATTGGCAGATAAGGGTGTTCTTTTTCTGGATGAGGTCGGAGAACTGCCGTTAATGCTCCAAGTTAAACTTTTAAGAGCTTTGCAGGAGAATGAAATTCAACGTATTGGAGGAACAAAGCCGAGGAAAGTCGATGTGAGAATCATAGCTGCCACCAACCGTGATTTAAAAGAGATGGTCCGGGAAGGTGAATTCCGTGAGGATCTGTACTATCGCCTGAATGTGCTTCCGATCTCCATTCCACCCTTAAAAGATCGACGTGATGACATTCTTCCACTGATTGATTTGTTTCTCAAACAAGTGAATAACCGATACGGGATGAACAAGCGGGTGGATTCCAATCTGCACGATTTCTTTTTCTCTTATGACTGGCCGGGAAATATACGGGAGCTCTCCAATTTAATTGAACGACTGGTCGTGACCACACCAGAGGATTTGCTGAAGGCCGAACATCTGCCTCCGGAATATCAGGAGACAAAGCACACAGCGATCGCACCGAATTCTGTTGTCCCCTTAAAAGAAGCTGTGGAGCTTACAGAATCAAGAGTCTTGGAACTAGCTGCCTTTAAGTATAAAAACACCTATGAAATAGCGAAAGCATTAGAGACGAGTCAACCTACAATCGTCCGAAAACTGAAGAAATATAACATACAAGTATCTAGAGGAGAGGAATAG